The Elgaria multicarinata webbii isolate HBS135686 ecotype San Diego chromosome 1, rElgMul1.1.pri, whole genome shotgun sequence genome has a window encoding:
- the CHMP5 gene encoding charged multivesicular body protein 5 produces the protein MNRLFGKSKPKAPPPNLTDCIGTVDGRAESIDKKISRLDAELVKYKDQMKKMREGPAKNMVKQKALRVLKQKRMYENQRDNLAQQSFNMEQANYTIQSLKDTKTTVDAMKVGVKEMKKAYKQVKIDQIEDLQDQLEDMMEDASEIQEALGRSYGTPEIDEEDLEAELEALGDELLADEDTSYLDEAASVPSIPEGVPTDAKNKDGVLVDEFGLPQIPAT, from the exons atgaacCGCTTGTTTGGCAAGTCGAAGCCTAAGGCGCCGCCTCCGAACTTGACGGACTGCATTGGCACG GTGGATGGCAGAGCAGAGTCTATTGACAAGAAAATTTCTAGGCTTGATGCAGAACTGGTGAAGTATAAAGATCAAATGAAGAAAATGAGGGAGGGGCCTGCAAAG AACATGGTAAAGCAGAAAGCCCTGAGGGTGTTAAAACAGAAGCGAAT GTATGAAAACCAACGGGATAACCTTGCCCAGCAGTCTTTCAATATGGAACAAGCCAATTACACCATCCAGTCTCTGAAAGATACAAAAACAACG GTTGATGCCATGAAAGTGGGAGTGAAGGAAATGAAAAAGGCTTACAAACAAGTAAAAATTGATCAGATTGAG GATCTGCAAGACCAGTTGGAAGATATGATGGAAGATGCTAGTGAAATTCAGGAAGCACTGGGGCGTAGTTATGGGACTCCGGAGATCGATGAAGAGGACTTGGAGGCAG AATTGGAGGCGCTGGGTGATGAACTTCTTGCTGATGAAGATACCTCTTATCTAGATGAAGCTGCATCTGTTCCATCAATTCCAGAGGGCGTGCCAACTGACGCAAAAAACAAA GATGGTGTACTGGTGGATGAATTTGGACTGCCACAGATCCCTGCAACATAA